In Pseudophryne corroboree isolate aPseCor3 chromosome 7, aPseCor3.hap2, whole genome shotgun sequence, a single window of DNA contains:
- the ERMN gene encoding ermin, giving the protein MAEELQVPEYNGNVQTEIIPVQITDVIDEMDTSVLCETRDCDPVFTSKCTEEPGIHLVDTAVTPIMDVHKEEIEEELKGETGPESISLTECEAQEEGECESILETDSECAPAGTFIDKEDLNEQDKDQQDKDQQDKEQEGVETETPEDILLYNQRKHLADTSAEDMLIETEEENTSIETDNENEDGSYDEQEYRSHSVSPGGSHIESKEDQSVSGNRPDISRHSYSRYDTVSYRKIRRGNTKQRIDEFESMMNL; this is encoded by the exons ATGGCAGAAGAATTACAGGTCCCTGAATATAATGGAAATGTGCAGACTGAAATAATCCCAGTGCAGATAACTGATGTCATAGATGAAATGGACACATCTGTTTTATGCGAAACGCGTGATTGTGATCCAGTATTTACAAGCAAATGTACAGAGGAACCTGGTATCCATCTAGTGGACACAGCTGTTACTCCAATTATGGATGTACATAAGGAAGAGATAGAAGAAG AGCTAAAGGGAGAAACAGGTCCAGAGTCGATATCCCTAACAGAATGTGAAGCACAGGAAGAAGGAGAATGTGAATCGATATTAG AAACGGACAGTGAGTGTGCTCCAGCAGGTACATTTATTGATAAAGAAGACTTAAATGAACAAGACAAAGACCAACAAGACAAAGATCAACAAGACAAAGAACAAGAGGGAGTTGAAACAGAAACCCCAGAAGATATCTTGCTGTATAACCAAAGGAAGCACCTGGCTGATACTAGTGCAGAAGATATGCTGATTGAGACAGAAGAAGAAAACACATCCATTGAAACCGACAACGAAAATGAGGATGGGTCATATGACGAGCAAGAATATAGATCCCATTCAGTTAGTCCAGGTGGCAGCCATATTGAATCAAAGGAAGATCAGTCAGTGTCAGGAAACAGGCCTGATATTTCCAGGCACAGCTATTCCAGATATGATACTGTATCATACCGCAAGATCAGGAGAGGAAACACAAAGCAGAGGATTGATGAGTTTGAGTCGATGATGAATTTGTAA